The Podospora bellae-mahoneyi strain CBS 112042 chromosome 7, whole genome shotgun sequence genome includes a window with the following:
- a CDS encoding hypothetical protein (COG:J; EggNog:ENOG503NXK3; MEROPS:MER0005497): protein MQEPRLHKIKQPQQAQNRHAPPAALIVCSPPPSSPRSVLFCLFPRLSTARSSPAATMTTEEKPVDYTLNNPDTLTKYKTAAQISEKVLAEVSKLCVAGSKIVDICEKGDKLIEEEVAKVYRGKKITKGFSHPTTVSPAAFVTPYTPLKTDEKEAATEIQAGEPIKIQLGAQIDGFGSIVCDTVVAPEKEGAEPVIEGRTADLLLATYYVNELLLRLMIPPGLLASGTEEEKAKAASVKPPSQSKISSLLEKVAQAYDCNIVESTTSWLFDRNEIEGSKKIVISPGEGTKGEGVPEVGEVWGVEVGVSLGSGKVKQFEQRTTLHRRTTNTYALKRPTSRKILSEVQKKFGTFPFSLRQLEDERDAKSGIIECVRGNVIRQYEASGEKDGEPVARLLTTVAITKNGLSKVGAPPALDLAKVKSDKKIVDEEILKILEQPLSRNTGKKNKNKKKKAEGEE from the exons ATGCAAGAACCCCGCCTTCACAAAATCAAGCAACCGCAACAGGCTCAAAATCGTCACGCCCCGCCAGCCGCCTTGATTGTTtgctctccccccccttcctcccctcgcTCAGTACTATTTTGTTTATTTCCCCGACTGTCCACCGCTCGTTCGAGTCCAGCCGCCACAATGACCACCGAGGAGAAGCCCGTCG ACTACACTTTGAACAACCCCGACACCCTCACCAAGTACAAGACCGCCGCCCAGATCTCGGAGAAGGTCTTGGCCGAGGTATCGAAGCTATGCGTCGCTGGTAGCAAGATCGTCGACATCTGCGAAAAGGGCGACAAGCTCatcgaggaggaagttgcCAAGGTCTACCGCGGCAAGAAGATCACCAAGG GTTTCtctcatcccaccaccgtctccccGGCTGCCTTTGTCACTCCTTACACCCCCCTGAAGACggacgagaaggaggctgcGACTGAGATCCAGGCCGGCGAGCCCATCAAGATCCAGCTCGGTGCCCAGATCGATGGCTTCGGCTCCATCGTTTGCGACACCGTCGTCGCCcccgagaaggagggagcCGAGCCCGTCATCGAGGGCCGCACTGCCGACCTTCTCCTGGCCACCTACTATGTCAACGAGCTCCTCCTTCGGTTGATGATTCCCCCTGGACTTTTGGCCAGCGGCaccgaagaggagaaggccaaggctgcttCCGTCAAGCCTCCCTCGCAGTCCAAGATCTCCAGCCTTTTGGAGAAGGTCGCCCAGGCCTACGACTGCAACATTGTTGAAAGCACGACGTCGTGGCTCTTTGACCGCAACGAGATCGAGGGCTCCAAGAAGATTGTCATCTCTCCTGGCGAGGGCACCAAGGGCGAGGGCGTCCCCGAGGTCGGTGAGGTCTGGGGTGTCGAGGTTGGCGTCAGCTTGGGCTCTGGCAAGGTCAAGCAGTTTGAGCAAAGAACGACTCTGCACCgccgcaccaccaacacaTACGCCCTCAAGCGTCCCACCTCGCGCAAGATCCTCTCCGAGGTGCAGAAGAAGTTTGGCACCTTCCCCTTCAGCTTGCGCCAGCTCGAGGACGAGCGTGATGCCAAGTCTGGCATCATCGAGTGTGTCCGTGGCAATGTGATCCGTCAGTACGAGGCCAGTGGCGAGAAGGACGGCGAACCTGTTGCCAGACTTTTGACCACCGTTG ccatcaccaagaacgGCCTCTCCAAGGTTGGTGCTCCCCCTGCTTTGGACCTCGCCAAGGTGAAGTCGGACAAGAAGAttgtggatgaggagatcCTCAAGATTCTTGAGCAGCCCCTGTCCCGCAACacgggcaagaagaacaagaacaagaagaagaaggccgagggcgaggagtaA
- the SNF5 gene encoding SWI/SNF chromatin-remodeling complex subunit (BUSCO:EOG0926115P; COG:B; COG:K; EggNog:ENOG503NVVX) — protein sequence MAALQGSAPPALGTLSTSSTAADLPPDTDVHVDGPSSSHQPSASTPADGPTKSSATSPEPEDGNAALPIRDKDSFTRVMVDRFQTRDWVHSSLLGEDQIRLEKTTKDVLARTSDFKTYKEFYHQYPARLYGEGYRGYGNGYTENGGTTKLIYPSQRRRPGRRATPPVKFTKSQIKKQAEQPEELVPVRIDVDYDKIKLRDTFTFNLYERLVSVEHFAAELVEDMGLEPPLAKPVYDQVVAQMTEQLQDFFPFVHSEEEALDPELPYSAYKNDEMRILIKLNITIGAHTLVDQFEWELNNPLNSPEEFAACMARDLSLSGEFTTAIAHCIREQVQLFTRSLYSVGHPFDGRPIEDPDLLAAFLPTPLPSVFRPQQQAKDYAPYLYENTEAELERTENMFSREQRRQKRSTNRRGGPQLPDLKERQRTIRTSIVSSVLPGAALNIEESRLFKRATGAGAGRGGKRTLRDGVDLSDSEDSDESDPDSPAVSQLQGTARTRGMRGAATAAAQRMANIGRSETPEAVIHHHETRTSRRYGREATREQTEDVPQQYMITLRVNPARLRKFMREYKPRPLAALGSATPTPAHLRAPGVAGSMGPPLTPLAAGGAVAPNVQNQQDGIPAPPPNPDGTQPKIAAPPPPAWLTACLDELRRDYPNDIFDSTMRYFAINSETGNSMPLPLTPEQMALPTTKYVFLPRIKCADCPGKSYTVGPEHTVKGFEVHLRKNNTHQERVRARLAGGGGLPVVGDGRSPSVGAGSGAPAGGTGIVIPALNPNHTRTS from the exons ATGGCTGCTCTCCAAGggtcagcaccaccagcactgGGCACCTTGTCCACGTCGAGCACTgccgccgacctcccccctGACACCGACGTCCACGTCGACGGCCCATCATCTTCCCACCAGCCTTCTGCATCCACACCTGCTGATGGCCCAACCAAATCCTCTGCCACCAGCCCCGAGCCCGAGGATGGGAATGCGGCGCTCCCCATACGCGACAAGGACAGCTTCACAAGAGTCATGGTGGACCGCTTCCAGACACGCGACTGGGTTCAttcttctcttctcggcGAAGATCAAATACGGCTCGAAAAGACTACCAAGGATGTGCTTGCGCGTACCAGTGACTTCAAGACCTACAAGGAGTTCTATCACCAGTATCCGGCTAGGTTATATGGTGAAGGCTACCGAGGTTATGGCAACGGCTACACGGAGAATGGCGGGACTACCAAGCTCATATATCCCTCCCAGAGGCGTCGCCCCGGTCGCAGGGCCACGCCACCTGTCAAGTTCACAAAGTCCCAGATCAAGAAGCAGGCAGAGCAGCCTGAAGAACTGGTTCCCGTCCGGATAGATGTGGACTACGACAAAATCAAGCTCCGGGATACCTTTACCTTCAACCTCTATGAGCGCCTCGTGTCAGTCGAGCACTTTGCCGCTGAACTGGTCGAAGACATGGGCCTCGAACCGCCTCTGGCCAAACCTGTCTATGACCAAGTGGTTGCCCAGATGACGGAACAGCTCCAGGATTTTTTCCCCTTCGTCCActcggaagaggaagcccTCGACCCCGAGCTCCCCTATTCGGCATACAAGAATGACGAGATGCGCATCCTGATCAaactcaacatcaccattgGGGCACACACGCTCGTGGACCAGTTTGAATGGgagctcaacaaccccctgaACTCGCCCGAGGAATTTGCTGCTTGCATGGCCCGGGACCTCTCTCTGTCGGGCGAGTTCACAACCGCCATTGCTCACTGCATCAGGGAACAGGTCCAGCTCTTCACGCGCAGTCTGTACAGTGTGGGCCATCCATTCGACGGCCGGCCAATCGAGGATCCAGACCTCCTTGCTGCCTTCTTGCCTACACCCCTTCCATCTGTGTTCcgacctcaacaacaagccaagGACTACGCACCGTACTTGTACGAGAATACCGAGGCCGAACTGGAACGAACCGAAAACATGTTCTCACGTGAGCAGAGGCGACAGAAGCGTTCTACCAACAGACGTGGTGGGCCTCAGTTGCCGGATCTTAAGGAAAGGCAAAGGACCATCCGAACTTCGATCGTATCCTCGGTGCTGCCCGGTGCAGCTCTAAACATTGAGGAAAGCCGGCTGTTCAAGCGCGCCACTGGTGCTGGGGCTGGCAGGGGAGGCAAGAGGACACTCAGAGATGGTGTCGACCTTTCAGACTCGGAAGACAGTGACGAGTCTGATCCTGATTCACCGGCCGTGTCTCAGCTTCAAGGGACCGCCAGAACCAGGGGTATGCGCGGCGCCGCCACGGCAGCTGCCCAGCGCATGGCCAATATTGGCCGATCCGAGACCCCTGAGGCtgtcatccaccaccacgagaCCCGAACGTCTCGGCGGTATGGCCGGGAGGCCACCAGGGAGCAGACAGAAGATGTGCCACAGCAATACATGATCACTCTGCGTGTCAACCCGGCTCGACTTAGGAAGTTTATGCGGGAGTACAAGCCGAGGCCGCTGGCAGCGCTAGGCTCAGCTACACCAACGCCTGCTCACCTACGAGCTCCGGGCGTGGCGGGTTCGATGGGCCCACCGTTAACGCCATTAGCAGCAGGTGGCGCCGTGGCCCCTAATGTTCAGAACCAGCAAGATGGCATTCCGGCTCCACCACCGAACCCGGATGGCACACAACCCAAGATTGCAGCC ccaccaccaccagcgtgGCTCACAGCCTGTCTTGATGAGCTTCGCCGCGACTACCCCAACGACATCTTTGACTCTACAATGCGGTACTTTGCCATCAACTCCGAAACAGGGAACTCGATGCCTTTGCCTCTCACCCCGGAACAGATGGCCTTGCCCACGACAAAATACGTATTCTTGCCTAGGATCAAGTGTGCAGACTGTCCGGGCAAGAGTTATACCGTTGGTCCGGAGCACACGGTCAAGGGCTTTGAGGTGCATCTGAGGAAGAACAACACGCATCAGGAGAGGGTCAGGGCGAGGCTGGccggaggcggcgggctgCCAGTGGTGGGAGATGGGAGGAGTCCGAGTGTTGGGGCCGGTAGTGGGGCGCCAGCTGGAGGGACGGGGATCGTCATACCCGCCTTGAATCCGAATCATACGCGGACTTCCTAG
- the PBN1 gene encoding protease B nonderepressible form (EggNog:ENOG503NU5X; COG:S), protein MRERITFVQKEGDSIEPTALKVDGNGLEGPEVKAVREDRLTFALDELPAELKALLEGVNQLHVRWVSPVAYEAVSPLLARLPPGFHLFYTPGSDASINPCPLLTKAFGLDSCSSPSDSFTTLPTDRFTHSTTHQFYQPLPSLKAFAHFARSLLCPPGSPSSCSSRLGSLTAASQLDLSYDTISHTLRLTSLWPYSPQSLSASLLSPTIRTEIGILSQTSPKTLEPHEIGISGLLTVLGQSTTPSPTLFSFPSRHRDSSSSFQAHFLPPTGLHPALQLSISSPSPPAKSPTEETCRLHGYFTLPKTLFPDRHQLNDPLFLSSKNLTAVRYITPGIDLEAPEYVTTTWGSALLLELAPPHSSSSGKEWTAEIPLHLRYLPPSLTGYQKAEVPYPALFWACTAEEGTKFPGNPFEKDRVGYDGLFGERTVFWHLNPSPADGKLVNTVKVPVLNLEKADWVGTVTGAVVVAGFAWVVMKLLGVVVMGGKKVGEDKKKKQ, encoded by the exons ATGAGGGAAAGAATTACGTTTGTGCAAAAGGAGGGTGACTCGATAGAGCCCACAGCCTTGAAAGTCGACGGCAACGGACTGGAGGGCCCAGAAGTGAAGGCCGTCCGCGAAGACAGGCTGACATTCGCCCTGGATGAGTTGCCTGCCGAACTCAAAGCCTTGTTAGAGGGTGTCAACCAACTACACGTCCGATGGGTCAGTCCCGTCGCATATGAGGCTGTTAGTCCATTACTAGCACGTCTTCCTCCTGGCTTCCACCTGTTCTACACTCCTGGCAGTGATGCATC AATCAACCCctgccccctcctcaccaaagcATTCGGCCTCgactcctgctcctccccttcggactccttcaccaccctcccaaccgACCGCTTCACCCACTCCACAACCCACCAATTCtaccaacccctcccctccctcaaagcCTTCGCCCACTTCGCCAgatccctcctctgccccccAGGCTCCCCTtcatcctgctcctcccgcCTCGGTTCCCTCACCGCAGCCAGCCAACTCGACCTCTCCTACGATACAATCTCTCACACCCTCCGCCTAACTTCCCTCTGGCCTTACTCCCCCCAATCCCTATCAGcatccctcctctcccccaccatccgcaCCGAAATCggcatcctctcccaaacctcccccaaaactcTCGAACCCCACGAAATCGGCATCTCAGGCCTCTTGACCGTCCTAGGGcaatcaaccaccccctccccaacattattctccttcccctcccggCACAgggactcctcctcctccttccaagcCCACTTCCTCCCCCCGACAGGCCTCCACCCAGCCCTCCAGCtatcaatctcctccccttcacccccggCAAAATCCCCTACCGAAGAAACCTGCCGTTTACACGGGTACTTCACCCTTCCCAAAACCCTCTTCCCTGATCGTCACCAGCTCAACGATCCTCTTTTTCTGTCGTCTAAAAACCTGACTGCGGTTCGGTATATCACCCCTGGAATCGACCTCGAAGCACCAGAGTATGTAACCACCACATGGGGTTctgccctccttctcgagcttgcccccccccattcttcttcttctggaaaAGAATGGACAGCCGAAATCCCGCTTCATCTACGGTATTTGCCTCCCAGTTTAACCGGGTATCAAAAGGCGGAGGTGCCCTACCCGGCATTGTTCTGGGCTTGCacagcggaggaggggacgaAATTCCCGGGCAACCCCTTTGAGAAGGACAGGGTGGGCTATGATGGAttgtttggggagaggaCGGTGTTTTGGCATTTGAATCCCTCGCCCGCGGACGGGAAACTGGTAAACACTGTCAAGGTCCCGGTGCTGAACCTGGAGAAGGCAGACTGGGTCGGGACTGTGACCggggccgtggtggtggctgggtttgcgtgggtggtgatgaagttgCTTGGGGtcgtggtgatgggtgggaagaaggttggtgaggacaagaagaaaaagcagTGA
- a CDS encoding hypothetical protein (EggNog:ENOG503P96V; COG:K) encodes MEPTPEFIRIRSRQPVNERDQSSLSISSSSDSAYGSSSESCSPATHDISRVSYHVKHLESFAQALEDSASRAFPNRGPTQRYTKVHALMLHWKSDDLFVLPELEDLEKCFRDHYCFETDIFSIPSENSHLELMLRIGDMVKQYESEQTLFVVYYGGHARIDESRQSTWCANRRHDSPWLQWSAIQTLLERSISDVLILLDCCAGAASATFPTGQSITETISASSWDAIAPDPGRYSFTNTLIEVLEEWRGKTFSAAMLHAEVLARLKHPRPILINGKHFEARSTPVHFMMTSNHKAPSIEICRLVPPKPAKSRRGMASSSVPTGRDWHQPFPSSMDDMIPTASEPNEDEPHVMISLALEDDQKLDLNKWEEWLASFPALAKFVKVQGVFKSHSTLLLLSLPVMVWDFLPDDPACSFVAFIRSNNLLREPKESSPEPTPAEASVPATATQGVQPELSRKVQPELAQDDAESYSGSTLAQTENMETVRHGASVPNIPADPWTSIHRADSMPLTPYSQVLAPQPSSSSLFTSLRNMGSAISLSGQQQQQQPRPASLTSPSHHTPDITRTMILNRSKSSKRSTFSPDEEIPPGHQLAKHVLHRLEEYFHRDPEPNLAVLEHLASHLGVETNDIRVWFHNRREQHRLDTNLQTLRLPSREPVDPGDEPDMILPGHLNRLLEIYPSKGILLVDLRSSTDFERSHIHNSINLRAPLKFISWASLEMVEDTFVDDQSRRSFSKWSTCRCVVFYDRVIEFPWECPTASALGKKFGEKGWKGRCFVLKGHYREFSASFDRYISGEKMTQEAKEYLDGLRQKGGSLTEEEGRERDGLFEAWLEGWGGKGKGKGSKGNELVPGRKVERLREVEERQGELEREFEGRFPALWRKGLMMGMMRKDSAAVLPEEEGGYSPIAPSVSPPPPFESGAGQQGFKDVEWQKRKGIEEEGEAVFVGPLARGLERMREAGMGLGSQTPSPTSGTPVGDLKGKMMGFDYEYTSGVTEEEYEEIDAVQEGLTPATATGDIKGGGGGVINKVVKKRGVVREWLRGGTGNK; translated from the exons atgGAGCCCACGCCAGAGTTTATAAGGATTCGCTCGAGACAGCCCGTCAATGAACGGGATCAGAGCAGCCTGAGTATAAGCAGCAGCTCTGATTCTGCT TATGGTTCATCGAGCGAGAGTTGCTCCCCAGCAACACATGATATCAGTCGAGTTAGCTACCATGTCAAGCACCTCGAGAGCTTTGCCCAGGCTTTGGAAGAT TCAGCGAGCAGGGCATTCCCAAACCGAGGCCCTACCCAGCGATATACCAAGGTCCACGCCCTGATGCTTCACTGGAAGAGTGAtgatttgtttgttttgccAGAgttggaggacttggagaAGTGCTTCCGGGATCACTACTGCTTCGAGACCGACATCTTTTCGATTCCGTCTGAGAACTCTCACCTGGAGTTGATGCTCAGGATAGGTGACATGGTCAAACAATACGAATCCGAACAGACACTATTCGTGGTCTACTATGGAGGTCATGCCAGGATAGACGAGTCACGGCAGAGCACCTGGTGCGC TAATCGCCGTCATGATTCACCGTGGCTACAATGGTCTGCCATCCAAACTCTCCTCGAAAGATCAATATCAGATGTGTTGATTCTTCTTGACTGTTGTGCCGGAGCAGCCAGTGCCACATTCCCAACAGGCCAAAGCATCACCGAGACCATCTCCGCTTCGAGTTGGGACGCCATCGCCCCTGATCCGGGAAGATATTCTTTCACCAACACCTTGATCGAGGTTCTTGAAGAGTGGAGAGGAAAGACATTCTCGGCCGCGATGCTGCACGCCGAGGTCCTTGCTCGTTTGAAGCATCCACGTCCCATCTTGATCAACGGCAAACACTTCGAGGCGAGATCAACACCAGTTCACTTCATGATGACGTCGAACCACAAAGCACCCAGCATCGAGATATGCCGACTGGTGCCACCAAAACCTGCCAAGTCCCGTCGTGGCATGGCATCGAGCTCAGTCCCAACGGGTCGGGACTGGCACCAGCCATTCCCATCCTCGATGGATGACATGATTCCGACGGCCTCGGAGCCGAATGAGGACGAGCCTCACGTGATGATTTCCCTGGCTCTGGAGGATGACCAGAAGCTGGATTTGAATAAGTGGGAGGAGTGGCTGGCAAGCTTTCCTGCGCTGGCGAAGTTTGTCAAGGTGCAAGGCGTCTTCAAGAGCCATTCGACACTTTTGTTGCTATCACTaccggtgatggtgtgggaTTTTCTTCCTGACGATCCAGCATGCTCATTTGTGGCATTCATTCGGTCAAACAACCTGTTGCGAGAACCAAAAGAGAGTAGTCCCGAGCCAACACCAGCTGAAGCAAGCGTCCCTGCCACCGCGACGCAGGGAGTACAGCCAGAGCTCAGTCGTAAAGTCCAACCAGAGCTCGCCCAGGACGATGCCGAATCCTATTCCGGATCTACCCTCGCCCAGACCGAAAACATGGAAACCGTCCGTCACGGGGCCAGCGTACCAAACATCCCCGCAGACCCCTGGACATCAATCCACCGAGCCGATTCCATGCCCTTAACCCCATACTCCCAAGTCCTCGCCCCTCagccctcctccagcagcttATTCACCTCCCTAAGAAACATGGGCTCAGCCATATCCCTCTcaggccaacaacaacaacaacaaccccgcccagcctctctcacctccccctcccatcacacCCCCGACATAACCAGAACAATGATCCTCAACcgctccaaatcctccaaacGCTCCACTTTTTCGCCGGACGAAGAAATCCCCCCAGGCCACCAACTAGCCAAACACGTCCTCCACCGCCTAGAAGAATACTTCCACCGCGACCCCGAACCAAACCTAGCAGTCCTCGAGCATTTGGCCTCCCATTTGGGGGTGGAAACAAACGACATCAGGGTCTGGTTCCACAACCGCAGGGAACAGCACCGGCTGGACACCAACCTCCAGACCTTGCGCCTCCCCTCCAGAGAACCAGTCGACCCGGGTGACGAGCCAGACATGATACTCCCGGGCCATCTGAACCGCCTCTTGGAGATTTACCCCTCCAAGGGGATCTTGTTGGTTGACCTGCGCTCCAGCACCGATTTCGAACGGTCCCACATCCACAACTCCATCAATTTACGAGCCCCACTCAAGTTTATCAGTTGGGCAAGCCTGGAAATGGTAGAAGACACCTTTGTGGACGACCAATCACGACGGTCGTTCTCCAAGTGGTCGACCTGCCGCTGCGTGGTCTTTTACGACCGCGTGATAGAATTTCCATGGGAGTGCCCGACTGCCTCGGCGCTAGGCAAAAAATtcggggagaaggggtggaagggaaggTGTTTTGTGCTCAAGGGTCATTACAGGGAGTTTTCGGCCAGTTTCGATAGGTACATCTCGGGAGAAAAGATGACGCAAGAAGCAAAGGAGTATCTGGATGGGTTGAGGCAGAAAGGGGGGAGTTtgactgaggaggagggcagggagagggatgggttgtttgaggcctggttggaggggtggggggggaaggggaaggggaaggggagtaAGGGGAATGAGCTGGTGCCTGGTAGGAAGGTGGAACGACtcagggaggtggaggagaggcaaggggagttggagagggagtttgaggggcGGTTTCCGGCGctgtggaggaaggggttgatgatggggatgatgaggaaggattctgctgctgtgctaccggaggaggagggggggtacTCCCCCATCGCGCCGAGTGTGAGTCCGCCTCCGCCGTTTGAGTCGGGAGCAGGACAACAGGGGTTCAAGGATGTGGAGtggcagaagaggaaggggattgaggaggaaggggaggcggTGTTTGTGGGGCCGttggcgagggggttggagaggatgagggaggcggggatggggttggggagtcAGACTCCTTCTCCGACAAGCGGGACTCCTGTCGGGGATCtgaaggggaagatgatggggtttgACTATGAGTATACCTCTGGAGTCACCGAGGAAGAATACGAGGAGATTGATGCTGTTCAAGAGGGCCTCACTCCCGCCACTGCCACGGGCGACATcaaaggtggaggaggaggagtaaTAAACAAGGTGGTCAAGAAacgaggggtggtgagggagtggttgAGGGGTGGGACGGGGAATAAGTAG